The following coding sequences are from one Bdellovibrionales bacterium window:
- a CDS encoding aspartate kinase produces MNKREKADQIIVKKFGGTSVGSIERIERVADRLIEDHKKGQRFVVVVSAMAGETNRLVAQAQEILPGFRGPAYDMLVASGEQVSVSLLSIALEKRGYKAHPFLGFQLGIQTDSLYSRARITNIKTENLLKSLENDEIPVIAGFQGIDDQFNITTLGRGGSDTTAVA; encoded by the coding sequence ATGAATAAAAGAGAAAAAGCGGATCAAATTATTGTTAAAAAATTCGGAGGCACTTCGGTCGGCTCCATCGAGCGGATCGAACGTGTGGCGGATCGCCTGATCGAAGATCACAAAAAAGGTCAGCGTTTTGTCGTGGTGGTCTCTGCCATGGCCGGTGAAACGAATCGTCTTGTGGCGCAAGCTCAGGAAATCCTCCCCGGCTTCCGCGGCCCTGCCTACGACATGCTTGTAGCCTCTGGCGAACAGGTTTCTGTTTCGTTACTTTCCATAGCTCTTGAAAAACGCGGATACAAAGCTCACCCATTTCTCGGTTTCCAGTTGGGAATTCAGACCGACTCTCTCTACTCTCGCGCCCGCATCACCAATATTAAAACCGAGAATCTTTTAAAATCTTTGGAAAACGACGAAATTCCCGTGATTGCCGGTTTCCAAGGAATTGATGATCAGTTTAATATCACCACTCTTGGTCGCGGAGGTTCAGACACCACGGCCGTGGCC
- a CDS encoding LTA synthase family protein yields the protein MKIRVLFRFVLFHLLFLSLLRVIFYFVFNTPSGYSGAELVKAFYLGAKFDLRLILLMAFPLIFVGWGDFQPLTSLKTRRVWSIVYVFLMAGVAITYILDFGHFGYLATRINSTVFAFLKDPDISGRMLWQSYPVIWITLGFLLFLGIYYRLFMSLILKTRKTYIIWIPPSALLLSFVVVFFYGLYGHFSQYPLRWSDAFFSPHHFLSHLSLNPVLYLVETSEFQDRKTVDIDKVRGSYSILASYLGVDQPDENTLNFSRKVFAAEGASAHPAGTPPLNVVVIVMESMAISKTSLTANPLRPTPSLEALAKDSYWFSNYYSPTEGTARNMFGIMTAIPDVYKGETSSRNPLTVDQHVIMNDYNNYKKWYFLGGSASWANIRGIFSHNIEGIDIIEEGSFAKGRTDVWGISDLDLFIEAHRRFAEHPKDKPFVAVIQTASFHRPYTIPKDSKGFKNLNVDLKSLKEAGFYSLEQFNSLRFSDFSLGYFFKLARKSGYYKNTLFVVTGDHGLPDDGGINVTEARQALILEKYHVPLILHNKHLFPNTFNDSRPASHLDVMTTAASLARVNHVNTTLGRNLFDSRFDQERYAFIYNYSSVANEYGLINEDYYYRHDDVVGDQFYNYSADSGAKDVKEQFPELFQRMKALAQAYYETARYMLYNNKKHQP from the coding sequence ATGAAGATTCGAGTTTTGTTCCGCTTTGTCCTATTCCATCTCCTTTTCTTATCACTGCTTCGAGTGATTTTTTATTTCGTTTTTAATACTCCCTCCGGTTATAGCGGGGCAGAGCTTGTGAAGGCCTTTTATCTCGGCGCCAAATTTGATCTTCGTCTTATACTCTTGATGGCGTTCCCTTTGATTTTTGTGGGATGGGGGGATTTTCAGCCCTTAACCTCGTTAAAAACCCGCCGCGTATGGAGCATAGTTTACGTCTTTTTGATGGCTGGGGTGGCGATCACCTACATTTTAGATTTTGGTCACTTTGGGTATCTGGCGACGCGAATCAACTCCACCGTTTTCGCCTTTCTCAAAGATCCCGACATCTCGGGGCGAATGCTTTGGCAGTCTTATCCGGTGATCTGGATCACTCTCGGTTTTTTATTGTTCCTGGGGATCTACTACCGCCTATTTATGAGCCTTATTCTTAAGACCAGAAAGACCTACATTATTTGGATTCCACCCTCGGCGCTTTTACTTTCGTTTGTTGTGGTTTTCTTTTATGGCCTTTACGGGCACTTTTCCCAGTATCCTTTACGCTGGAGTGACGCTTTCTTTTCGCCGCATCACTTTTTATCTCATCTCTCGCTCAACCCCGTTTTATACTTAGTCGAAACTTCCGAGTTTCAGGATCGGAAAACCGTGGATATTGATAAGGTGAGAGGAAGTTATTCGATTCTTGCTTCTTATTTGGGTGTGGATCAGCCCGATGAAAACACTTTGAACTTCTCCCGAAAAGTTTTCGCGGCCGAAGGGGCCTCTGCTCATCCCGCGGGAACTCCGCCTTTGAATGTGGTTGTTATCGTCATGGAATCCATGGCCATCAGTAAGACAAGTCTCACCGCCAATCCGCTACGTCCCACTCCCTCTCTAGAGGCTCTCGCCAAAGACAGCTATTGGTTTTCCAACTACTACAGTCCCACCGAAGGAACAGCGAGAAATATGTTCGGCATCATGACGGCGATCCCCGATGTTTATAAGGGCGAAACATCCTCGCGCAATCCGTTGACCGTCGATCAGCACGTGATCATGAACGATTACAACAACTATAAAAAATGGTATTTTTTAGGGGGAAGCGCCAGCTGGGCCAATATTCGCGGGATCTTTTCTCATAACATCGAAGGCATTGATATCATCGAAGAGGGCTCGTTTGCCAAAGGTCGCACCGACGTTTGGGGAATCTCCGATCTGGATCTTTTTATTGAAGCCCACCGTCGTTTTGCTGAGCACCCCAAGGACAAACCCTTTGTTGCAGTTATTCAAACGGCCAGCTTCCATCGGCCGTACACCATCCCCAAAGATTCTAAAGGTTTTAAAAATTTAAATGTGGATTTAAAAAGCCTCAAAGAGGCCGGTTTTTATTCTTTGGAGCAATTCAACTCGTTAAGATTTTCGGATTTCAGCTTGGGATATTTCTTTAAGCTGGCGCGCAAGAGCGGCTACTATAAAAACACGCTATTTGTTGTCACCGGAGATCATGGATTGCCTGACGATGGGGGAATCAATGTCACAGAAGCGCGGCAAGCTTTGATCCTCGAAAAATATCATGTTCCACTCATTCTCCATAATAAGCATCTTTTTCCCAACACGTTTAATGATTCCCGTCCCGCAAGTCACTTAGATGTCATGACGACAGCGGCATCCTTAGCGCGAGTCAACCATGTGAACACGACTCTCGGCCGCAATCTTTTTGACTCACGTTTTGATCAAGAACGTTATGCATTTATATATAATTACAGTTCGGTGGCTAACGAGTACGGGCTTATTAACGAGGACTATTACTACCGACACGATGACGTGGTCGGTGATCAATTTTATAATTACAGCGCCGATTCGGGGGCTAAGGATGTGAAAGAGCAGTTCCCCGAACTCTTCCAACGCATGAAGGCCTTAGCTCAAGCCTATTACGAAACCGCTCGTTACATGCTCTACAACAACAAAAAGCACCAACCGTAG
- a CDS encoding CAP domain-containing protein, translated as MKKLILLLAAGLFTVNCGKKMSAQNIDADQQAQSSQYAPVLNADLGTTNTTTTHTTPQPDLNQILNVIGSIQNNNNSVGLGNMLGGLFGGGNGTTAGLTNIIGNLFGGSGASGSNGTCSTISSLLGIGSQIFMGGNPLVGAAVPTIANLLLGCGGSASGLAGLLPTGHSGVTQVIGQLANLMLQNNAGANPFSALLNIQNINDVSGMINILTGLVGQSGTPELASLLQTVQTYAGFLNNGTVNPACGSMNPVACQVFGFINQIRKQNDLSILPFNPICAQAAQSHSQDLSLNSLLSHFGSDGSTPEDRVAELGLVGTVVENIVKGKKLSAAEAVQMLLASPKNAQHIMDPNLKSLGIGFFDGIFTQCSVK; from the coding sequence ATGAAGAAGTTGATACTACTTCTTGCGGCAGGACTGTTTACAGTCAACTGCGGTAAGAAGATGAGCGCGCAGAATATCGATGCTGACCAACAGGCACAGTCCTCACAATATGCACCGGTCCTTAACGCCGACCTCGGCACGACCAACACCACTACCACTCACACCACTCCGCAACCGGATCTGAATCAGATCTTAAATGTGATTGGTTCGATCCAAAATAACAACAACTCGGTTGGACTTGGGAATATGCTCGGTGGACTGTTTGGTGGTGGCAACGGAACGACCGCTGGACTCACAAACATCATCGGAAATCTTTTTGGTGGGAGCGGCGCCTCGGGCTCTAACGGCACTTGCTCAACCATTTCGAGTCTTTTAGGAATTGGATCTCAGATCTTCATGGGTGGAAATCCTTTAGTCGGCGCTGCGGTGCCTACGATCGCGAACCTTCTCTTAGGTTGTGGGGGATCGGCCAGTGGCCTTGCAGGACTATTACCCACGGGCCATAGCGGAGTCACTCAGGTGATCGGTCAATTAGCAAATCTGATGCTCCAAAACAACGCTGGGGCGAACCCCTTCTCGGCTCTTCTCAATATTCAAAACATTAATGACGTGAGTGGCATGATCAACATCCTGACGGGTCTTGTCGGTCAAAGTGGCACTCCGGAATTGGCGTCGCTTCTCCAAACCGTGCAGACTTACGCCGGCTTCTTAAATAACGGCACAGTGAATCCTGCCTGCGGAAGCATGAATCCTGTGGCTTGTCAGGTTTTTGGTTTCATCAACCAAATTCGTAAACAGAACGATTTATCGATTCTTCCCTTCAACCCGATTTGTGCCCAAGCGGCGCAGTCTCACTCTCAGGACTTATCTTTAAACTCGCTTCTCTCCCACTTCGGATCTGATGGCTCTACTCCCGAGGACCGTGTTGCTGAACTCGGCCTTGTGGGCACTGTGGTGGAGAACATCGTTAAGGGTAAAAAGTTATCGGCTGCCGAAGCTGTCCAAATGCTGTTAGCATCTCCCAAAAATGCTCAACACATCATGGACCCAAATCTAAAGTCCCTCGGGATCGGATTCTTCGACGGTATCTTTACTCAATGCTCAGTTAAATAG
- a CDS encoding TonB family protein — MESREIKFIVASIFVHGLIFASMIIDLKWNKKEVYTDSDVLLMGENTGTKINPPKPKADKVLKPKVPMENDPNAVKTNERVAQEETEQSEGTFGQGGTKPLEYFTELSAWIKVNQKYPKMARRLGQEGDVKVGFNVNPDGRLTDIRVIEQSPHEALNQAATELIAASSPFKPFPDNFPKKPIWKEQPVSYKLVE, encoded by the coding sequence ATGGAATCGAGAGAAATTAAATTTATAGTTGCGAGTATTTTCGTTCACGGTCTGATCTTCGCCTCGATGATTATTGATCTTAAGTGGAACAAAAAAGAAGTCTACACGGACAGCGATGTTCTTCTTATGGGAGAAAATACAGGCACGAAGATCAATCCCCCAAAGCCTAAGGCGGATAAAGTTCTCAAGCCCAAGGTTCCTATGGAGAACGATCCCAACGCCGTCAAAACCAATGAGCGTGTGGCGCAAGAGGAGACCGAACAGTCCGAAGGGACATTTGGACAAGGTGGAACAAAACCCCTCGAGTATTTCACAGAGTTATCGGCGTGGATTAAGGTCAATCAAAAGTATCCCAAAATGGCTCGACGTTTAGGCCAAGAGGGCGATGTGAAAGTCGGCTTTAACGTCAACCCGGATGGCCGATTAACTGATATTCGAGTGATTGAGCAGAGCCCTCACGAAGCATTGAATCAGGCCGCCACAGAATTAATCGCGGCTTCGAGCCCGTTTAAACCTTTTCCAGATAATTTTCCGAAAAAGCCGATCTGGAAGGAACAACCTGTTTCTTATAAACTCGTCGAATAA
- the purE gene encoding 5-(carboxyamino)imidazole ribonucleotide mutase translates to MKKSRAQKDVAIAMGSDSDLRVMNDAAQVLKDFGVSFEVRILSAHRTPEAMLEFAETASDKGFKVIIAGAGGAAHLPGMMASATTLPVIGVPVKLKHLNGIDSLLSIAQMPKGVPVATVAIDNASNAALLAVRILAVSDTQLTQKLTDYKKSMKKKVTKADLKVKTRWKKS, encoded by the coding sequence ATGAAAAAATCTAGAGCACAAAAAGATGTGGCCATTGCCATGGGAAGTGATTCTGACTTACGCGTGATGAACGACGCGGCCCAAGTTTTAAAAGATTTCGGCGTGAGCTTTGAAGTTCGGATCCTCTCAGCTCACCGCACGCCCGAAGCCATGCTCGAATTTGCCGAAACGGCCTCCGATAAAGGATTTAAAGTGATTATCGCGGGAGCGGGCGGCGCCGCTCACCTCCCGGGAATGATGGCCTCGGCCACAACCCTCCCGGTCATCGGTGTTCCGGTCAAATTAAAACATTTGAATGGGATTGATTCTCTGCTCTCGATCGCGCAAATGCCGAAAGGAGTACCGGTGGCCACCGTCGCCATTGATAATGCGTCCAATGCCGCTCTCCTCGCCGTTCGAATACTCGCCGTCAGCGACACTCAACTCACCCAAAAGTTGACCGACTATAAAAAGTCGATGAAAAAAAAGGTGACTAAAGCCGACCTTAAAGTCAAAACCCGTTGGAAAAAGTCTTAA
- a CDS encoding 5-(carboxyamino)imidazole ribonucleotide synthase — translation MFKAGYKLGILGGGQLARMLTLAAHKMGFETHIYSESSDDPAAQVTAHHHKNKMNDENALRQFLGEMDVVTFESEFLDAELLARANKGKNRLFPTPELMGVLQDRKTQKQLFDDHSIPTAPWLNIENSEQMSQVLGQLEVPLVLKKRRFGYDGYGTYVIRDQQAANEMLARLEATPALQNEKFIAEQFIPFQRELACIFARNRKGEVTHYPLVESLQKDSRCFWTMGPIQNKKFMTLSKKIKKFLNKIDYVGVMGIEFFETKKGLFVNEIAPRVHNSGHYTMDAFQVDQFALHLKAVIGASLEIPTSPHGGFAMVNLLGENENVTPQWKVSEDVAIHWYGKKQNRVGRKMGHMNSVGSNPKKALKKALKAREKVQL, via the coding sequence ATGTTCAAAGCGGGTTATAAGCTAGGAATTCTCGGGGGCGGCCAATTAGCGCGCATGCTCACCCTCGCCGCACACAAAATGGGATTCGAAACTCACATCTACTCCGAATCCTCCGACGATCCCGCAGCCCAAGTGACAGCTCATCACCACAAAAATAAAATGAACGATGAAAACGCTCTCCGCCAGTTTCTCGGCGAGATGGATGTCGTCACTTTCGAGAGTGAATTCTTAGATGCCGAACTGCTCGCTCGCGCGAACAAAGGTAAAAACCGTTTATTTCCAACCCCCGAATTGATGGGCGTCTTGCAGGACCGTAAGACTCAAAAGCAACTCTTCGATGATCACTCCATCCCTACGGCTCCTTGGCTCAATATCGAAAATAGCGAACAAATGTCTCAAGTGTTGGGTCAACTCGAAGTCCCTCTGGTTTTAAAAAAACGACGTTTTGGTTATGACGGCTACGGAACCTATGTTATTCGCGATCAGCAGGCCGCAAACGAAATGCTCGCCCGCCTCGAAGCAACACCTGCTCTTCAAAACGAAAAATTTATCGCCGAACAATTCATTCCGTTCCAAAGAGAACTGGCGTGCATCTTTGCAAGAAATCGGAAAGGCGAAGTGACCCACTATCCGCTGGTCGAATCCTTACAAAAAGATTCGCGCTGCTTTTGGACCATGGGACCGATTCAAAATAAAAAGTTCATGACACTCTCAAAAAAAATAAAAAAGTTTTTGAACAAAATAGATTATGTCGGCGTCATGGGTATCGAATTTTTCGAAACTAAAAAGGGATTATTCGTTAACGAGATTGCTCCGCGGGTGCACAATTCTGGCCACTACACCATGGACGCTTTTCAAGTGGATCAATTCGCTCTCCACTTAAAGGCCGTCATCGGCGCCTCCCTCGAGATTCCAACGTCTCCTCACGGCGGCTTTGCCATGGTGAACCTGCTCGGTGAAAATGAAAACGTCACCCCTCAATGGAAAGTCTCCGAGGATGTGGCGATTCATTGGTATGGGAAAAAACAAAACCGCGTGGGCCGCAAGATGGGACACATGAACAGTGTAGGATCTAATCCTAAGAAAGCCCTCAAAAAAGCGCTCAAGGCGCGAGAGAAAGTTCAGTTATGA
- a CDS encoding tRNA-dihydrouridine synthase family protein, with protein sequence MVGLSHVCLRDVVREYMPKGAKTIWPSEMLSTRRLPYEDLTQVAEGMNSAGDDFWAPQILGNEEKFIAASIQKLEDHGAHAIDINMGCPVQKALRHNYGVALMGDVDYAAKVVEMTVRNTKLPVSVKLRAGFESDPQKLLNFTRALENAGAAWITLHPRTVEQKRKGEADWSQIAFLRKELKIPVIGNGDVQTAEDAISLLEKTDCHMAMVGRALVARPWLMWQYGEKMGFENPEGKEGRAPRTPQEEAREYFICARKMMVQMQEKFKPTVAFRKYIFYIKTSSVWMDYGHYIWSRMTKCKQWDDIAIALDELEGQAFLMHERTELRI encoded by the coding sequence ATGGTGGGCTTGAGTCACGTCTGTTTGCGCGACGTCGTTCGCGAATATATGCCTAAGGGAGCAAAGACCATTTGGCCCAGCGAAATGTTAAGCACCCGTCGATTGCCCTACGAGGATCTCACTCAAGTGGCCGAGGGGATGAATAGCGCCGGAGATGATTTTTGGGCGCCGCAAATTTTAGGGAACGAAGAAAAATTCATCGCGGCCTCGATCCAAAAGCTCGAAGATCACGGGGCTCATGCCATCGATATCAATATGGGTTGTCCTGTGCAGAAAGCTCTTCGCCACAACTATGGCGTCGCTCTCATGGGAGATGTGGATTACGCCGCGAAGGTTGTGGAGATGACCGTGCGGAACACGAAACTCCCGGTCTCTGTGAAGCTTCGTGCGGGCTTTGAGAGTGATCCGCAAAAACTTCTCAACTTTACTCGAGCTTTAGAAAACGCCGGCGCGGCATGGATCACGCTCCACCCGCGAACCGTAGAACAAAAGCGCAAAGGTGAGGCGGACTGGTCGCAAATCGCATTTTTAAGAAAAGAATTAAAAATTCCGGTGATAGGAAATGGCGATGTGCAGACCGCAGAGGATGCCATCTCTCTTTTAGAGAAGACCGACTGTCATATGGCCATGGTGGGGAGGGCTCTTGTGGCGCGCCCCTGGTTGATGTGGCAGTATGGAGAGAAGATGGGCTTTGAGAATCCCGAGGGGAAAGAAGGCCGTGCACCGAGGACGCCTCAAGAGGAAGCTCGGGAGTACTTTATTTGTGCGCGTAAGATGATGGTGCAAATGCAAGAAAAGTTTAAACCGACGGTGGCTTTTCGAAAATATATTTTCTATATCAAAACCAGTTCGGTATGGATGGACTATGGTCACTACATTTGGTCGAGAATGACGAAGTGCAAACAATGGGACGACATCGCGATCGCCCTCGATGAGCTCGAGGGCCAAGCGTTTTTAATGCACGAGAGAACCGAGCTTCGAATTTAA
- the grxC gene encoding glutaredoxin 3 → MAKVVIYSKTYCPYCDRAKALFKSKNVSYDEIKVDDDPALYTELKNRTGMMTVPQIFIDDKLIGGYTDLAALDQKGGLDPLLV, encoded by the coding sequence ATGGCTAAAGTTGTGATTTATTCTAAGACCTACTGTCCTTATTGCGATCGAGCGAAGGCTCTTTTTAAATCAAAAAATGTCAGCTACGACGAAATCAAAGTCGACGACGATCCCGCGCTTTACACGGAACTTAAGAACCGCACAGGAATGATGACTGTTCCGCAAATTTTTATCGACGATAAATTAATTGGCGGATACACCGACCTCGCGGCGCTAGATCAAAAAGGTGGACTCGATCCCCTACTTGTTTAA